Below is a genomic region from Medicago truncatula cultivar Jemalong A17 chromosome 3, MtrunA17r5.0-ANR, whole genome shotgun sequence.
CTGCACAAAACAGGCGCAAAGCAGCTACCTGCAGAGGCCAAACCTCCCAGACAGCAGCTCCAACACTGCCCTAACAGAAGCCAGCAGTGCCCCCCACCACCTAAAACCCAGCAGCTCACAATTAGCTTAACAGACAAGCCTTCGGATTCCACTTCCATTCGTAAAGCATACAAATCGATGTTTTAATCCGAGACTACAACCAACGCCAAGATAATACTTTAATCTCCTCTACGAGTTCCCCTACCTCCCAATTcaaattattgaaaattttgtcaTTTCTAGCTCTCCACAAAATCTACATAGTAGTAAGCCAAACTAGCCAAAGACCCTTCCGGATTTTCTTGTTTGTTTCCGTTCCACTCCAACACTCCCAATGAATGAAAAAATCCGGCGGAGTTATAAAGGAATTACCAAACCACCTCATCACCTCACCCCAAACTTCCAAGGCCACCTCACAGTGAATAAATAGATGACGGGCCGATTCGACCTCCTCATCACACATCACACAAGAATTAGGAGCATCCACCGGTAACACATTCCTAAACCTAAGAAAATAATTTCCAAGAGAAAGCTATTGCCTTAGAGGGTGCCGGACTTTTCCATAAATTAGAGAACACCATTCTTTCCTCTTCCCGCCATAAATCCTCCATTAAGAACAAATGTTCCAATTTTGAATAGGCCGATTTAACCGTGAATATCCCAAAATCTTTGAGCTCCCACCTCCACCTGTCCTCCTCGTCACTCCACGTCCTTCCCTCCAAATCCGCCAATAATTCCACCGCCAAATGGTCCTCCCAAACAAAAAGTGTTCTACGCCAAAGGAAAGTCCACTCCCCATCTGACACCAAATCTCCGATAGGAGCCTCCTTTTGGCTTGATAAGGAGTAAAGTCTAGGATATTTGAGTTTAAAGGGCATGTCACCACACCACTTAACCTTCCAAAAACTTGTATTTAAACCATTCCCCACTCTTCTTCGGAGCTCCGATGTGAACCACCTTTGTCCCCCAAACTTGTTTCTTGAAATTGAGATTTGTAACCTCATGATTCTAGTTCTGGGTATCTCTCACCTGTTAAATGCAACCCTTGTCCTGCTAAAGTCGAACGTGTTTCATATTGGAATGAAACAAGTCAATTCATCTTCTTGTTTATGTGGAATTGTTTTTATTTGCAACTTCTTATTGGAAATAATGGATATTGGTTGGTTGCCACCAATTGTGACAGTAAAATATAGCCTCAGTAGAAATTCAGTTCTAAATCTGGTTGCAgaggaaaacaaaaacatgtaACAACAAAATTTAGGGTGTATTATTAGTgaataacttattttattacaattAGTGATAACAATTTGGTACTTATCCACTCTTTTGTATGAATAAGAGCAAACATAAGAACATAGGGtgttttgattataaaaagagTGCTAGTTTCTGGACCAAAAGGAAACCTTTCTGAGAAATGGATGCTAGTGTCCAACGATGGAGCTAGCTACTATGTTCAAATGTCTTTAAAGCCACTTTGGAAGGATCGTAGAAAAGAGACTTAGTTATTACTAAGCACTAAAAGAAAGGGGAATGAAGCATAACCTAATCACTTTGTCTCTTTATTTGCGTCAAATTAACAATTGCCAAGTCCCTGTGCTACTTAAATGTAACATAAAATCGCAGTCAATTGAGGTCGTTTACCCATATACATAGATtttcttgttttggttttttaacttGGTTCATACTTCATACAAATGTTATTGTTGCTCCTTGAAGAAGTGGTTCCAccaattttgttgaaatttttaggGACATGAGTTATTGCAGACGTGGATTTGGACGAGTTCTTTGCTTTatacaacatttattttctttggacCCGTCTTCTTTTACCTTTttattgctgctgctgcttaTCGAAAATCATGTGTGCCTGTAGTGCTGTTTATTGACTTCTGAGTACAAAAGTCTATAGGGAAACCTGCATATTGTGTGTTTCACAAATTCAGTTTCCCTCTTTCTTTTTGTGTTTAATATGCCAATAAGATTTGAATTTGACATCTGGTCATGAAAATTTTAGTTTCTTGGGCAGTAccgatttttatttattttattcttgttaCAAATCTATGAACGGCTGAATTTTATGACTTTCAAAACATAGTAGCTTTGATGTAACTCAAAGATTGTATTCGTGCATCGATCAAACTATCATCCCTTTAAATGAATTACTACTACAAAAACTTATTCTCTAATCAAATTCTAGATTATTTTGCACATTTAATCACACAACCTTTAATCATCTTATGAATAAATTCCGAGAAATGATTATAACAACTATCTAAAGAAACACCCTTTCAAAAAAAGCTATCTAATGAAACAAAACTAATACAAGCTAATCCAATAACGCAGATGAGTTTAACCATGGTCTTGGGTTTGAATCCAGCCTTAGGCATTCAACAACGTCAAAACTAACTCTTATGAAGAGTTGCCGTCCATTTGAGTCTATGAGATTCGAGGGATTAGTATCCGCAAGCTACGTGCGGAGGATATATGATTtatgctataaaaaaaaaactacttttttctatttaaaGCATTACACATCAAACGCTCAATAAGGAGTAGttataaaattaagagaaaGAAACAGGTTGATATACAAATTTAAGTTCCGAAGAACCATCTTAAGCCgcaaaactcaaaacaaaaCTTGAACGCTCAATTCTAAAAACTTGTTGTAACCAATTaacttttctctttctctctgatGGCATTGATCTTCTCTTCCCTGTTCTCATTCACCAACCAATGGGGGAGCcaagatcatcatcatcatcacacaCCTCAACATCTCAAAATTCTTCGACAACATCCACATCTCAAAATTCTTCAACATTACCATCCCCACCACCACTTCCTCAGAATATCTCCCTCGTACAACCCTCTCACAAAAGAAGACACAAAACGAAAGTAGTTCGTGTCTTTCGTTCTGTATTTCGATCTTTACCTATCATAACCCCTGTATGTAAATTCCCATCATTCCCAAATGGAACACCTGACAGTCAATACCACATAAACATCGGTGGTAGCACCGGAACAAAAATCTCCGGTACATTATTTGGACACCGGAAAGGACGCGTTAGTTTCTCCATTCAAGAGAATCCAAGGTGTCTACCTTCATTGGTAATTGAGCTTTCCATGCAAACATGCATGTTACAGAAAGAAATGGCAGCAGGGATGGTTAGGGTTGCACTCGAATGCGAAAAGCGACAGGACAAAGATAAGacattgttgattgaagaaccCGTATGGACAATGTATTGTAACGGAAAGAAAACAGGTTATGGTGTGAAAAGAGAAGCGACAGTGGAGGATTTACATGTTATGGAGATTCTTAAAGCGGTTACAATGGGTGCTGGTGTTGTTCCAATGAACAATGAAGCTGATAATGTTGATGGAGAATTGGCTTATATGAGAGCTTCTTTTGAACATGTAGTTGGTTCTAAGGATTCAGAGACTCTTTATATGTTGAGTCCTGACGGAAATAATAATGGGCCTGAACTTACTATATTTTTTGTGAGGATTTAAGAATCATTAATCCTTTGTTAAATGTAGAATGGTATTGTATACTGATAATAAGGTTCAgttcatatatatttcttcagAAGTTTGAGGATGGATGCATGCTGACTGGTCAGTTAATTAGAATTCAAAACTAGGGTAGTAAAATTTGGgatagcacttgggtgacatgTATGATGGTTCATAAATTGatgttatatttaaataaatatgactcatttttatcttgttttgctTGAACATTGTTGCCTAgatacaatttcatttttttgtgactttttttctctttcaaactCAAACCCAAAGTGTTATaaaatgaagaatttttttatttacattgaaTTGGCTTTTGAGTAGAAATAGAAGGTGTGAATGACCAAGATATCAGGTGGACATTTTTTGGCTGAGTTCCTGAAAATCACCATGCACTTCATTGTTATGTGATAGTATATAAGGCGTGAGCTTTTTGACAATAACTTTACGATTGATGGAGACAAATCCACAATTAAATGATTAAAAGAACAAGATTGCGAGCTGCAAGTAACCTTTAAATGAAATGAAGTGGCAAGCGCCAACGACATGTTCTTGCATATTATAATATCTCTACTAATCGAATTATGCACACAAGAGCacatacttatgattaattgaaaatattcatctttatgt
It encodes:
- the LOC11444779 gene encoding protein MIZU-KUSSEI 1; its protein translation is MGEPRSSSSSHTSTSQNSSTTSTSQNSSTLPSPPPLPQNISLVQPSHKRRHKTKVVRVFRSVFRSLPIITPVCKFPSFPNGTPDSQYHINIGGSTGTKISGTLFGHRKGRVSFSIQENPRCLPSLVIELSMQTCMLQKEMAAGMVRVALECEKRQDKDKTLLIEEPVWTMYCNGKKTGYGVKREATVEDLHVMEILKAVTMGAGVVPMNNEADNVDGELAYMRASFEHVVGSKDSETLYMLSPDGNNNGPELTIFFVRI